ACTTGTCTCTTAAACCCCGGTGACAGAAAATAAGCACAGAATGAGTACAttattttattaaacaaaatataTTATTATTGGTTTGGCTTCATTCCTAGTAGTGCCTCACCAATAGCTTGCCAGTGTCTCCTGAGGGACTCCTGCCTCACAGTTTGAATAGTCCTGTTCAAGGAAGCAATTGTTCAGGGGATTTTTCCTTTCTTTGTTTATAATTGTTCTGGCactctgttttgtctctttttaTACCTTTTTTACAAGCATTGCACTAATGCCCAAGACTTTTATATGTTTGATCCGAGTATGTCCTATTTTGTCAGCGTCCACTAGTAGTTCAAGTATATGTCTACTTGTCATTACACAGTATGTTTATAGTATGGGCTCAATGAATGCTGTCATATGTATGAGGCCTTACCGTATTACTGTGTGTTGTATAACTTGGAGCAGAATCTTTGTTTAGACATGGGTGTTTTATTTGCTCatacaatgcaatttttttttaaactctaaTATAAAAACTTCTATGAATTAATTACTATACTACATGATCGTAAACATGAAAATATCAGTTGTTGGATGTGAGTTGGTTGACGTGCTGTGACATCTGTTACCTCTAGCAATAATTAAACCACTCGTCCCCTTGTTTTCCCAGAAAGGGTTGGAAACAGTTTGCTATGCAAATATTCTTGTGGCCTCTGAACTCACATCACGCACCTGGGGAAAATCCCGTCTAATCTGTATATAGAGCAGGTGGAGTCAGGTTACTTGGGTTGGGTGTATATAAGTACAAGGTTTGTTATAGTCTCATAGTCACTTCCATTGAATAGGTGGATTACTCAAGTCTCTGGAACATTGCACAGGTAGTTAACAACCTTAACATTTCACCTCTGGGATCTTGGTGTTCTCTGAAAACCTTCATTTTAACTTAGACCATAGTTGTAcaaattttatatttttcattACTGTTTTGGAACATGGACTGTTCAGAGAAATTCTTATGCCTTCAAATTCAGTGAGACATTGCAAGTGACGGGAATAGTATGCTGAGTCACTTCTTTCATCCGATTTCtaaagcaatgttttttatggAGAACACCTATCAGTTTTACCACTTATAGTTCCATGTTTTTTCTCATCTAGGCTCTACGATGGCAGGAGGAAGCTGTGTGATCAGCAGTGTTTTTAACAATTATTTTTCAACTTTATATCCACCTGTCCAAGCTCATGCTGTGTCAACTGAGGCACTGAAAGATCGAGACAGTAACAAGCTACTTACTTTTACTATACCAGGAACTACCAGCGATCTATCAGGTAAGCAAGAAAATTGTAGAGATAAATCTTAAGAAAAAATATACCAGTTGGTattgtttaatatatatatatagtgcacatCTTTACTTTagtctttgcttaaaaaaaaagtcagtggtaaAATGTTAACATGTATGTTTTACAGCCGAGGTATGTGATTGGGAACAGGTTGTGCCACACATGTGGACACAGCGGCATGTATTGGACTGGATCAGTTATAATGTTGAGAGGAACAAATGGGACGCCAGCACTATAGACCTAACCCAATGTGAAATGGATGGACAACGCCTATGTCAACTGAGCAGAGAAGATATGAGGACAATGTTCGGTGGTCTTGGGGATACACTCTACGACCATTTAAGCCAGTTACGAGATTGTAAGTACTATGACCTAATTATTCATTATTAGTGGTCAGAACTGAACTGTAAGAATGCGATCTATTGATAATTTCTGAAGATAATAAAAAGGTACAGATTTCCTTGTTTGCACGCCAAGATAAGACACACTTGTGCGTCATAATAATGCAGATTATCTACAATTACCAAAGGTTACAATCTCTGCTTAAAAGTTAAGCTGGTAGTTTGAGCTAGATAAAAGTTTCATCCTGCTTTTTGCATGTTAGGCAAACCATAACCCAGAGTGTCAAGCTAGAAACTGTATAGGTCAGGTACACCGCTTTTAGTCTAATGATAACTCTAAAATATTTCTTCACAGTGAAAACCCCTCCTCCATCAAATTCGTGTGATTCTAGTGACTATGACTTAACGTTCCACCTTTCAGAGGGTAAGTTTATTAACACATTCCCACTGTTGCATGTTTATATCTTTATTGTCTGAAGTACatttattactactattattattattattcaagtaattaatttatttttatttcagaatgCCCTTCTGAATGGGACCTAATCTATGATTATATTCAATGTGAGGACAATTTGCAATTTGGAGTAAAGAATGAAATAGGTATGAAATGTATCCACAAGGATTATGACAAAGATCTGTTTCTAAGTTTTCTGATATTACTTGTGTGCAGTAAGATCCATTTGCCTTACTTTGCAAAGTTCAGCAGAACAGAAAAATCATTTAAAGGGGCATTCCATAGTTTTATACAATAGAAAATACATTTTCTAATATACATGTATTTAAAATTCTGCTCTATATTTGATTTTACCTGATCTTTTGCTGTCTTAAACTAAAAACATAATATAGCTTGTCTGTGTAATGCATAGTTAATTTCCATCCCTGGCTTGTATTATATTTATGGGCTAAGTTTCCTGAAAAAATGATAAACAGCACATGCTCGCCAATCGATCCACTGCCGCTCCTCTGTAATGCTGGACAGCCTTTCTGACAGTCTCCACATCTAGTGTTGTCAGTGTGTGACAACCGGTGTCCACAACAGTTAAACCTTGGATGCAGCAGTGGCTTCTGATTACCTGAAATGGTAACATGCTGGTATGTTTACTGGCAGGAGATGCTGAGGTGTGTATGTGCTATGTATAATTTTTATGCCCATGTTGGCTCTGGCCATATGTCAATTTGAAGAGACACTGACCTGACACTGGATTCGTGCTGCCCATCCCATGAGCAGTATGAATGAGAGCCTCATTGTATGATTGCAGTTATGTacaagtgcatctcacaaaattagaatatcatcaaaaagttaatttatttcagttcttcaatacaaaaagtgaaactcatatattagatagagtcattgcaaacagagtgatctatttcaagtgtttatttctgttaatgttgatgattatgacttacagccaatgcaaacccaaaagtcattatctcagtaaattagaatactttataacaccagcttgaaaaaattattttagaatccgaaatgttggactactgaaatgtatgttcagtaaatgcactcaatacttggtcagggcttcttttgcatcaattactgcatcaatgctgcttggcatggaggtgatcagcctgtcgcactgctgaagtgttatggaaggccaggttgctttgatagcagacttcagctcatcgacattgttggatctggtgtctctcatcttcctcttgacaataccccagagattctctatggggttaaggtcaggtaagtttgctggccaatcaagcacagtgatactgatatTTTTAAACCAgggattggtacttttggcagtgtggacaggggccaagtcctactggagaatgacatttccatctccaaaaagcttgtcggcagagggaagtgctctaaaatttcctggtagacggcatcgctgactttggtcttgataaaggaCAGTGtatctataccagcagatgacatggctccacaagccatcactgattgtggaaacttcacactagacatcaagcagcttggattgtctgcctctctactcttcctccaaactctgggaccttgatttctaaggtctaatgtgaagtatccacaattaatgatggtttcgggagccatgtcatttgctggtgtaagtccactgtgttttatcaaaaccaaagtcagcacagccgtctaccaggaaattttcgagcacttcatgcttccctctgccgacaagctttttggagatggaaatttcattctccagcaggacttggcacctgtccacactgccaaaagtaccaatacctgatttaaaatCAACAGTATTACTGTGTTGATTGggcagaaaactcgcctgaccttaaccccatagagaatctatggggtattgtcaagaggaagatgagagacaccagacccaacaatgcagactgatcgccgcctccatgccacgctgcattgatgcagtaattgatgcaaaaggaaccctgaccaagtattgagtgcatttactgaacatacatttcagtaggccaacatttcggattcttttgggttgtcattggctgtaagccataatcaacattaacagaaataaacacttgaaatagatcactctgtttgtaatgactctatataatatatgagtttcactttttgtattgaaaaactgaaataaattaactttttaatgatattctaattttgtgagatgcacctgtatgttttactctgaaaagcTGAAACTGTAGCATTCAAGAGAAAATATAGTTTGAAAACTGGTCAAGGAACAAGAGAGACATGAGAAGTTCTTCATGGCCTCTGGCTGGCTTCTTCCTCATTCCAGTTGATTACCATGTTGCTCCTTAAAGACACACATCATTGGACTAGTCTCTCTAGGTTCCTGGCTGTAATTTAATAGTATGTTTTCTCTAAACCTCTGTagtatttcagagtaaaacatactcgTCTGCAATCAAGTAGCTCTGATTCATGCTGGCTATatttcaggcagcatgaatctaatgGTAGGTTCCATTTATAAAAAGAGCGGAAAATCAGTTGGGCGCTAGTCATGTGACTCCTACACACATATTGTGACCTTAGTATTCAGTTAATACAGTTCAGGTATCTAAATTCACAGTATTTCTAATTTTATTTGCCTGCAGATTGATAGTGGTCCAAGTTCTGAAATGCCCTACTGATAGTTTAATAGACTCCCAAGTAGTGGGCAGTTCAGCACTCCTGTATGAGCGTGCACACAAAGTGGGGTACAGATTCAATAGAAAACATAGGTTCCGAAACCCATAAAAAGTAATAATGTCACCTTAATATCCCCTTAGCAATTATTGATGCCCTTTGTGCTTCAACAAAAGTCCCCCCACATACAATAATAGTGTAATCTGATTTTTCCCATATAAACCAATATTGATCCTGACTgagttccccaaaggaaaaaaaaataatgcgacatttaaaatgcaaataaaaaaaatattcaaatttaTACTTACTAGTCTTACATTTTGGTGAGTCTGCCATCACAGTCAGTGGATCGACATATTGATGTCTTTGCACCATCTGTGCTAGGACTCTGAATTTCTGTGCCACTCTATAGGCTGCAGGCCTAAAGCAACCTATGGTCTACAGAACAGAGACCAGTAAGGCAGGTAGACCATGGCTCCTGCTCTTCCTTAGAGTTTAACTATATCGGTATGCTGTGCATGCCAACACAGGTAAAAGTGGCAAGTGCCTACTCTGATCTCTTGGAAGCTATGCTACTGGCCTCGCCCAGAAACTgttgtgtgttgtttttttatgtCACTTGACTACATAAACATTGTTATCTAAAAGCTGTGTCATGTCGCTCTGTTTACTAAGACTGTGCTGACATTTATTACTGGTATTGGCACAGTCTTAAAatcgccatacacattagatgtctATTGGCTGAACAATGTTTTGATTACTCATCCAACAGCCATTTCAACCTACTCTCTGATATAATGGCCCCTGTGTTTCTTATAAGAAATCCACTGGCTTACACACCAGCAGGCAtcttatctctgggagaacaatgcGATTGACAGTCCAATAACAGACATGCCTGATCTCCACAGACCATCAGTTGGACGGTGCCCTCATACTCATTAGATTGAGGCTGAGCCCCTCAATATTGGCAGCACacaccaacattagtctaatgtgtatagagGCCTTTAGACGACTACTTTAGATTTCCACTCAACAGCTAATAGCCTGATAGCCAAGGCAACATCAATTGCCAAACTTAATGGAGCAAGATGGTGAAATTTACTATATTCAGCCATGACTTGCTTTTTTAACCCAACAACATCTCTACAGCAATTTTGGCTTTGTCATGCTGTTACTTAGATCACTAGTGATTGATCATTGTTAACAATATTTGTGCTGTTACCAATGCAATAATAAATGATAAAATGATCCTTAATGGAAATTTTAAATCCTACTTGAATTTTATTACAGAATCTGACTTGTGTGGAGACAAAACAATAGATCCAGGTTACTACTCTGATCCAATCTCGCCTGCGAGCTCTGAGTTCTGTGGATCCGGTAAGTAATAAAGACAGTCTTAAGGTTATACACATCAGTGTAAAAGAGCTTGGAAAACTTTTCATGATACTCAACTGTCTTGTTTTTTTACTGACAGGTTCATATAGCCCTCAAGCTGGAGATTCTGCAGGAAGTGACATTGACGTGGACATAAAAACAGCATCATTGGGAACAAGTAAGTtgatacttaaaggggtattcccattacCAAGATCCTACCTTAATATGTAGTATTAGcagatacctccaattagaaatgtagtatagttttctgattcgctatatctctttcctcatgttcactgcttgcgtcgagaaacacgtgatggtgtctccgcagcttctttacatgcatctgcatatttcccataagggatgggggcagtgttctggaatcactgcgttgagaaacacgtgatggtgtctccgcggtgttggatgctttggtcttcccgaggccaatcatctgtgcctttatagcctttttactaggcactgctcctaatagccagattcctactccacactgatgaggggcaaacaccccgaaacagctgtctgtggatggataccatgcttggcataggtggctttccttcataggatgctgcccttcccgtggttgttccttcccggggaaaggcctggctattcactgcttgcgtcgagaaacacgtgatggtgtctccgcagcttctttacatgcatttcctcatgtgcaggcattgcaggaccttaggtatccatggttgcgaccactag
The Ranitomeya imitator isolate aRanImi1 chromosome 3, aRanImi1.pri, whole genome shotgun sequence genome window above contains:
- the ELF3 gene encoding ETS-related transcription factor Elf-3 — translated: MAGGSCVISSVFNNYFSTLYPPVQAHAVSTEALKDRDSNKLLTFTIPGTTSDLSAEVCDWEQVVPHMWTQRHVLDWISYNVERNKWDASTIDLTQCEMDGQRLCQLSREDMRTMFGGLGDTLYDHLSQLRDLKTPPPSNSCDSSDYDLTFHLSEECPSEWDLIYDYIQCEDNLQFGVKNEIESDLCGDKTIDPGYYSDPISPASSEFCGSGSYSPQAGDSAGSDIDVDIKTASLGTNNLPSYNKSDGAPNRRRRGRPRKINAESSDFLETKKSKHSARGTHLWEFIRDILLQPDLNEGLLKWEDRSEGVFKFLRSEAVAHLWGQKKKNSSMTYEKLSRAMRYYYKREILERVDGRRLVYKFGKNSSGWRLGDKGSLGC